One Salipiger sp. CCB-MM3 genomic window carries:
- the mobA gene encoding molybdenum cofactor guanylyltransferase MobA — protein sequence MTRPLQQPLGVILAGGLATRMGGGDKGLLEIGGAPLLQRVIDRIEPQVGGLALNANGDAARFARYGLPVLPDTIPGFPGPLAGVLAGLDWAAEQGADSIVTVAADTPFFPCDLVPRLLLAAEDCPHLLALACTPRSGDEALKSGGGKKINRHPTFGLWPVSLRNHLRGALEEGLRKVVLWTDQHGAGEALFPAEPFDPFFNVNTPEDLARAEALAS from the coding sequence ATGACCCGCCCCCTGCAACAGCCCTTGGGGGTGATCCTCGCAGGCGGCCTCGCCACGCGCATGGGCGGCGGCGACAAGGGGCTGCTGGAGATCGGCGGCGCGCCCCTTCTGCAGCGCGTGATCGACCGGATCGAGCCGCAGGTTGGGGGGCTGGCGCTCAACGCCAACGGCGACGCCGCGCGCTTTGCCCGCTACGGCCTGCCGGTACTGCCCGACACGATCCCCGGCTTCCCCGGCCCGCTCGCGGGGGTGCTCGCCGGGCTCGACTGGGCCGCCGAACAGGGGGCTGACAGCATCGTCACCGTGGCCGCCGACACGCCGTTCTTCCCCTGCGATCTGGTGCCGCGCCTGCTGCTGGCCGCCGAAGATTGCCCGCATCTGCTGGCGCTCGCCTGCACGCCGCGCTCTGGCGACGAAGCGCTGAAATCCGGCGGTGGCAAGAAGATCAACCGGCACCCGACCTTCGGCCTCTGGCCGGTTTCGTTGCGAAACCATCTGCGTGGAGCGCTGGAGGAGGGCTTGCGCAAGGTGGTGCTCTGGACCGACCAGCACGGCGCGGGTGAGGCGCTGTTCCCCGCCGAGCCCTTCGATCCCTTCTTCAACGTCAACACGCCCGAGGATCTGGCGCGGGCCGAGGCGCTCGCCTCATGA
- a CDS encoding formate dehydrogenase accessory sulfurtransferase FdhD: MPEIPLLPNPADARLTRRISGTDHTGAETEISVVEERPLTIYLNRQEIVTAMTIGDYPEYLALGFLRNQGMLRADDVVTGVDYDDEIETVVVRTERETSYEEKVQKKTRTSGCAVGTVFGDMMEGLEGLTLPQAEVRTSWLYALAKEINTTPSLYLEAGAIHGTVLCQQDKPLVYMEDVGRHNAVDKISGFMFRHGLSAEDKLLYTTGRLTSEMVIKTALMGIPVLASRSGFTAWGVEIARQVGLTLIGRMRGQRFVCLSGEERLRRDVDPASVPEEDRKSRRKSADEAAE, from the coding sequence ATGCCCGAAATTCCCCTGCTCCCGAACCCCGCAGACGCGCGCCTCACGCGGCGCATCTCTGGCACCGATCACACCGGTGCCGAGACAGAGATCTCGGTGGTCGAGGAGCGCCCGCTCACCATCTATCTCAACCGTCAGGAAATCGTCACCGCGATGACCATCGGCGACTACCCCGAGTATCTTGCGCTGGGATTCCTGCGCAATCAGGGGATGCTGCGCGCCGATGACGTGGTGACCGGCGTTGATTACGACGACGAGATCGAGACCGTCGTCGTACGCACCGAGCGCGAGACCTCCTATGAGGAGAAAGTGCAGAAAAAGACCCGCACCTCCGGCTGCGCCGTCGGCACGGTCTTCGGCGATATGATGGAGGGGCTCGAGGGTCTCACCCTGCCGCAAGCCGAGGTGCGCACCTCGTGGCTCTATGCTTTGGCGAAAGAGATCAACACCACCCCCTCGCTTTATCTCGAGGCGGGCGCGATCCATGGCACCGTGCTGTGTCAGCAGGACAAGCCATTGGTTTATATGGAAGATGTCGGGCGACACAATGCTGTCGACAAGATCTCGGGCTTCATGTTCCGCCATGGGCTGAGCGCCGAGGACAAGCTCCTTTACACCACCGGGCGGCTCACTTCCGAAATGGTCATAAAGACCGCGCTGATGGGCATTCCGGTGCTGGCCTCACGCTCGGGCTTCACCGCATGGGGCGTCGAGATCGCCCGGCAGGTGGGGCTGACGCTGATTGGCCGGATGCGCGGGCAGCGCTTCGTCTGCCTCTCGGGCGAGGAGCGGCTGCGGCGCGACGTCGACCCGGCCTCGGTGCCCGAGGAAGACCGCAAGTCGCGGCGCAAATCCGCAGATGAGGCCGCCGAATGA
- a CDS encoding DUF2478 domain-containing protein, producing the protein MLGYVTGLGRGEVDRLMREVADRLRAEGWPLAGAVQHNIETGPTSKCHMDLQVLSGADVVRISQDLGALSRGCRLDPQGLERVVGLVSAGLSKGAALLLVNKFGKQEVDGRGFRPVIGEALSSGVPVLVAVNEGNLEAFLTFAEDLAEALPPDVDALTDWCRARMREAAEV; encoded by the coding sequence ATGCTAGGGTACGTAACGGGTCTGGGTCGCGGCGAGGTGGACCGGCTGATGCGCGAGGTCGCCGACCGGCTGCGCGCCGAGGGCTGGCCTCTGGCTGGCGCGGTGCAGCACAATATCGAGACCGGCCCGACCAGCAAATGCCACATGGATCTGCAGGTGCTGAGCGGCGCGGACGTGGTGCGGATCAGTCAGGATCTGGGCGCGCTGTCGCGCGGTTGCCGTCTCGATCCGCAGGGGCTGGAGCGGGTTGTCGGGCTGGTGAGCGCCGGGCTCTCGAAGGGGGCGGCGCTGCTTCTGGTCAATAAGTTCGGCAAGCAGGAAGTGGACGGTCGCGGCTTTCGTCCGGTGATCGGCGAGGCGCTGTCGTCGGGCGTGCCGGTGCTGGTGGCGGTGAACGAGGGCAACCTCGAAGCCTTCCTGACCTTCGCCGAGGATCTTGCCGAGGCTCTGCCCCCCGATGTGGACGCGCTCACCGACTGGTGCCGGGCGCGCATGCGCGAGGCGGCGGAGGTCTAA
- a CDS encoding GNAT family N-acetyltransferase: MAQAEAHLHSVPTEGSLRRATVLLMRHWQRLSAAARRSRFQCPAGPDWLQRRAETSRPDLLLGLEADGETRAVMELYRAGDAHAEIALSVEDAYQGRGYGRRLFAAALDHAREMGVETVEATFSHDNRAMLQIALGAGAKIVSEHGNRCATVRL, encoded by the coding sequence ATGGCACAGGCCGAAGCACATCTTCATTCCGTCCCGACCGAAGGCTCGCTGCGGCGCGCGACGGTTCTCTTGATGCGCCATTGGCAGCGGCTCAGTGCCGCCGCCCGCCGCAGCCGCTTTCAATGCCCTGCCGGACCCGACTGGCTGCAACGCCGCGCCGAGACCAGCCGACCCGATCTGCTGCTCGGGCTGGAGGCGGATGGCGAGACCCGCGCGGTCATGGAGCTTTACCGCGCCGGGGATGCACACGCCGAAATCGCGCTGTCGGTCGAGGACGCCTATCAGGGTCGCGGCTACGGGCGGCGCCTCTTTGCCGCCGCGCTGGATCATGCCCGCGAGATGGGGGTCGAGACCGTCGAGGCCACCTTCAGCCATGACAACCGCGCGATGCTGCAGATCGCCCTTGGGGCCGGTGCCAAAATCGTCTCCGAGCACGGCAACCGCTGCGCAACTGTACGCCTTTAA
- a CDS encoding L-idonate 5-dehydrogenase, which translates to MTNRIARLHGQKDLRVETTQEPSPAAGEVVVAIGAGGICGSDIHYYADGGIGTIRVREPIIIGHEAAGTVVALGEAVEGVSVGDVVAVNPSHPCGTCKFCAQGDHQHCMNMRFKGSAMFLPHEQGFFRDRVAIGAGQCYKIAEGVPMAEAALAEPLAVCCRAVTRAVQVAGSLEGKRVLVTGAGPIGALCVALAKHYGAAEIVVTDLQDATLAVAKQVGATRTINVATNGAELAEYEAEKGQFDLCFECSAAGPAIRSAIACTRPLGTIVQVGVMGDTPVPFNMLVSKEINLCGTHRFDAEFGQAVELINGRSMTLGPIVTHSLPVDEAPAAVELAMDRGKAVKVQLTFG; encoded by the coding sequence ATGACCAACCGCATCGCACGGCTGCACGGACAAAAAGACCTGCGCGTCGAGACCACCCAAGAGCCGAGCCCCGCTGCGGGCGAGGTGGTGGTCGCGATCGGCGCGGGGGGCATCTGCGGCTCGGACATCCACTACTACGCCGACGGCGGCATCGGCACGATCCGGGTGCGCGAGCCGATCATCATCGGCCACGAGGCCGCGGGCACCGTGGTCGCGCTTGGCGAGGCGGTCGAGGGGGTGTCGGTCGGAGACGTTGTGGCGGTGAACCCGTCGCACCCCTGCGGCACCTGCAAGTTCTGCGCGCAGGGCGATCACCAGCACTGCATGAACATGCGCTTCAAGGGCTCGGCGATGTTCCTGCCGCACGAGCAGGGCTTCTTCCGCGACCGCGTCGCGATCGGGGCGGGCCAGTGCTACAAGATCGCCGAGGGCGTTCCCATGGCTGAGGCCGCGCTGGCCGAGCCGCTCGCCGTCTGCTGCCGTGCCGTGACCCGCGCCGTTCAGGTGGCCGGCTCACTCGAAGGCAAGCGCGTGCTCGTGACCGGCGCAGGCCCCATCGGCGCGCTCTGCGTGGCGCTCGCCAAGCATTACGGCGCCGCGGAAATCGTCGTCACCGACCTTCAGGATGCCACGCTGGCGGTGGCCAAACAGGTCGGCGCAACCCGCACGATCAACGTCGCCACCAATGGCGCCGAGCTTGCCGAGTATGAGGCCGAGAAAGGCCAATTCGACCTCTGCTTCGAATGCTCCGCCGCTGGCCCCGCGATCCGGTCCGCCATCGCCTGCACCCGCCCGCTTGGCACCATCGTGCAGGTCGGCGTGATGGGCGACACGCCGGTGCCGTTCAACATGCTGGTCTCGAAAGAGATCAACCTGTGCGGCACGCATCGCTTCGACGCCGAGTTCGGGCAGGCGGTGGAGCTGATCAACGGGCGCTCCATGACTTTGGGTCCGATCGTCACCCATTCGCTGCCGGTTGATGAGGCACCGGCGGCGGTGGAACTGGCGATGGACCGAGGCAAGGCGGTGAAGGTCCAGCTGACGTTCGGCTGA